From Pseudobacteriovorax antillogorgiicola, the proteins below share one genomic window:
- a CDS encoding aminotransferase class I/II-fold pyridoxal phosphate-dependent enzyme, translating to MTVTTELPSTKTRSRQPGWAALQQIVAKQMARIDRQGRRRELPKTPPQNSIDLTHNDYLGLRQRNDLQAKTREAIASLPMGSGGSRLLGGNHPVFNALEADFSKLKGVAASLYFPSGYTANEAICRALINPAVAVFCDELNHASIMDGIRLARVSPERKTLFPHNDMDALEVGLAKSQAKLNLVMTESVFSMDGDFAPLEKLKQLCDRYQGILIVDEAHGLGVYGPQGEGCLGDADVDPNEVISINPCGKGLGASGAFVSGPEWLIEYLINTARGFIYTTAPSPWLAAGLLQTLDMVATMAAERAWLKHITTDVRTRLHKIGYKVSTSGSHILPLVIGDESQALAFESKLKEQGIFCKAVRPPTVPAGTSRLRLSLHAGLSQSEIDQLIYSLERLYHEL from the coding sequence ATGACTGTGACAACGGAGTTGCCCTCCACTAAAACCCGCTCGCGACAGCCCGGTTGGGCTGCGCTCCAGCAGATCGTTGCTAAGCAGATGGCACGGATTGATCGCCAAGGGCGTCGTCGCGAACTGCCGAAGACTCCACCTCAAAACAGTATTGACCTCACACATAATGATTATCTAGGCCTAAGGCAACGGAACGATTTGCAGGCAAAGACCAGAGAGGCAATAGCGTCGCTTCCTATGGGAAGCGGTGGGAGTCGCTTGCTTGGTGGCAATCACCCCGTTTTCAATGCACTTGAAGCAGACTTTTCAAAACTGAAAGGGGTTGCTGCAAGCTTGTATTTCCCGTCGGGCTATACGGCAAATGAGGCGATCTGTCGGGCACTTATCAATCCAGCAGTCGCGGTTTTTTGCGACGAACTGAACCACGCTAGCATCATGGATGGCATAAGGCTCGCCCGGGTCAGCCCAGAGCGAAAGACTCTATTTCCCCATAACGATATGGACGCTTTGGAGGTTGGTCTTGCCAAATCTCAAGCCAAGTTGAATTTGGTGATGACGGAATCGGTTTTCAGTATGGATGGGGATTTTGCTCCCTTAGAAAAACTCAAGCAACTCTGCGATCGATACCAAGGCATCCTGATTGTCGACGAGGCTCACGGGCTTGGGGTTTATGGCCCTCAGGGAGAAGGTTGCCTGGGAGACGCTGACGTTGACCCAAACGAAGTGATCAGCATAAACCCATGTGGCAAGGGGCTGGGCGCCTCGGGAGCTTTCGTATCAGGCCCTGAATGGCTCATCGAATACTTAATCAATACAGCCCGAGGATTCATCTACACCACAGCACCATCGCCGTGGCTGGCTGCTGGACTCTTACAGACGCTCGATATGGTTGCTACCATGGCCGCTGAAAGAGCTTGGCTCAAACACATCACAACTGATGTCAGAACTCGGCTCCACAAAATTGGTTATAAGGTCTCTACCAGTGGCTCTCACATTCTCCCCTTGGTCATTGGAGATGAAAGCCAAGCTCTGGCATTCGAATCTAAGCTCAAAGAGCAAGGCATCTTCTGCAAGGCTGTGAGACCACCCACCGTTCCTGCTGGTACATCTAGATTGAGGTTATCGCTCCATGCAGGGCTGTCTCAGAGTGAAATTGATCAACTGATCTATAGTTTAGAAAGGCTTTACCATGAGCTATAA